In candidate division KSB1 bacterium, one genomic interval encodes:
- a CDS encoding GNAT family N-acetyltransferase → MANFSKMVKLKDDTNVLLRLMVESDLDQLCEFYRSIPESDRLFLRIDVTDRGNVERRFGRLNYDIVYPILALVDNRIIGIATLFRAEFGWKRNLGEVRVLIAPEFQRKGLATIFIRELFFHALKAKIYKLQAEMIDNQESAIAAFERLGFREEARLKKHVTDIRGRRRDLVIMTLDIEDFWYLIEDFVESRDFRIH, encoded by the coding sequence ATGGCAAATTTTTCGAAGATGGTCAAACTTAAAGATGATACCAACGTGTTGCTACGATTGATGGTCGAATCGGATTTGGATCAGCTATGTGAGTTCTATCGTTCCATTCCCGAGTCAGATCGACTTTTTCTGAGGATCGATGTGACGGATCGAGGCAATGTGGAGCGCCGGTTTGGCCGATTAAATTACGATATTGTCTATCCAATCCTGGCTTTGGTGGACAATCGGATCATCGGCATTGCTACTTTATTTCGCGCCGAATTTGGCTGGAAAAGGAACCTGGGCGAGGTGCGCGTGTTGATCGCACCAGAATTTCAGCGGAAAGGATTAGCCACGATTTTCATTCGAGAATTGTTCTTTCACGCGCTCAAAGCAAAAATTTATAAGCTGCAAGCGGAAATGATCGACAATCAGGAGTCGGCTATTGCTGCGTTCGAGCGATTGGGGTTTCGGGAGGAAGCAAGGCTAAAGAAGCATGTAACCGATATTCGCGGTCGCCGCCGCGATTTGGTGATCATGACGCTGGATATCGAAGATTTCTGGTACCTCATTGAAGATTTCGTCGAGAGCCGCGATTTTCGAATTCATTGA
- the rlmB gene encoding 23S rRNA (guanosine(2251)-2'-O)-methyltransferase RlmB — MSHIISGKNPVIEALLAGRPINKIFVASNIKSGLDAKLVQLARRQGIPVREVDRKKLQELAGHENTQGVVAVLLEYGYSSEETIFERAAQRQELPLIAVLDEIQDPHNLGAIIRSAEAFGFHGVVIPKDRSAGLSDTVAKTSAGAVAHLPIVRVTNLAQWLENIKSQQIWVAGADQQAEVSLFHADLNRALAVVIGSEGKGLRRLVRERCDFLVRIPMAGQINSLNASVAAALIFCEARKQRGSNP; from the coding sequence ATGTCACACATCATTTCCGGGAAAAACCCCGTCATCGAAGCCCTGCTGGCGGGACGACCGATCAACAAGATTTTTGTGGCCAGCAATATTAAATCCGGCTTGGATGCAAAACTTGTTCAATTAGCTCGTCGGCAGGGTATTCCAGTGCGGGAGGTCGATCGAAAGAAGCTGCAGGAACTGGCTGGGCATGAGAACACCCAAGGTGTGGTGGCTGTGTTGCTTGAGTATGGGTACAGCAGCGAGGAAACGATCTTCGAACGGGCGGCTCAGCGCCAGGAGCTGCCATTGATCGCGGTGCTCGATGAAATTCAGGACCCCCATAATTTGGGCGCCATAATTCGTTCGGCTGAGGCCTTTGGCTTTCATGGCGTGGTGATCCCCAAAGATCGCTCGGCCGGCCTGAGCGATACCGTGGCGAAAACCTCGGCCGGTGCCGTCGCTCATCTGCCGATCGTTCGGGTCACCAACCTGGCGCAGTGGCTGGAGAACATCAAGAGCCAGCAGATTTGGGTTGCTGGCGCCGATCAGCAGGCCGAGGTCAGTTTGTTTCATGCTGATCTGAATCGGGCGCTGGCGGTGGTCATCGGCAGCGAGGGCAAAGGCCTGCGGCGACTCGTGCGGGAGCGCTGCGATTTTCTGGTCCGCATCCCGATGGCGGGGCAGATCAACTCATTGAACGCCTCAGTGGCCGCCGCGCTGATTTTCTGCGAGGCAAGAAAACAGCGCGGATCAAACCCGTAA
- a CDS encoding tetratricopeptide repeat protein produces the protein MRQIWIFLIIVCLGGIIGCEVQHGTDISDGQIAELIQAGWEQFEAGNYTLGVQKFEQAISRNETSAEAYCGAGWCYARLTNLSSAVLNFNEAISLDASLVDVHAGLAFVYYAQKQYSSAISSANKTLSLSSNYLFAHDRNLSYKDLYLVIAACYFALGDFTQSLAFVKKLNPSFSADVATFDGKSALAEEIERLRSIV, from the coding sequence ATGCGACAAATTTGGATATTTTTAATCATCGTCTGTTTGGGGGGCATAATTGGATGTGAAGTTCAGCACGGAACCGACATTTCCGATGGCCAGATCGCTGAATTAATCCAAGCCGGATGGGAACAATTTGAAGCTGGCAATTACACTTTAGGAGTGCAAAAATTTGAGCAGGCGATCTCACGGAACGAAACTTCGGCCGAAGCCTATTGTGGAGCTGGCTGGTGCTATGCCCGATTGACCAATTTGTCTTCAGCGGTTCTCAATTTTAATGAGGCGATCTCGCTCGATGCCTCTTTAGTCGATGTCCATGCAGGGCTGGCATTTGTCTATTATGCGCAAAAGCAATATAGCTCAGCAATCTCCAGCGCCAACAAAACGCTGAGTCTGAGTTCAAATTACCTGTTCGCGCACGATCGGAATCTCAGCTATAAAGACCTCTATCTCGTTATTGCGGCCTGCTATTTTGCCCTGGGTGATTTCACTCAGAGCCTTGCATTCGTCAAGAAATTGAACCCATCATTCAGCGCCGATGTGGCGACTTTCGACGGGAAATCTGCCCTGGCCGAGGAGATCGAGCGATTGAGAAGTATCGTTTAA
- a CDS encoding S8 family serine peptidase, whose amino-acid sequence MITRVLVYLVAIGLVSSAGAGWSKEFTSSNTAKIDPYIALMMEQPETRAMIYQHLTGHSHFPEATRLNLLIKTALDNITLSQFDVLVQSRIGDIVTAQVPLEQIESLANHPQVRYLQASRVLKLHNDVSIPEIGVPEVRNQHAVTGKGVIIGIIDTGIDWRHQDFRKPDGTTRIIAILDFSVPGDVNGDGQLDGPFKWGTTLYTEAQINNALNGVGQINHKDLVGHGTHVAGTAAGNGRAFGNRVPAGTYVGVAPEADLIIIKATREPGGFNFETTDYLNGIAFVDSVARALNRPYIINLSFGGSQGPHDGKDLSEQAIDNLLTTPNGRCKAVVVSAGNEADQNIHASGTFGAGISEIETRFSVPSYTPKPDKIDDYIVFEGWYKAIYNYSVKIVTPSGTTQGPISSGREGAFRTDDGTIYISNAKSGPSNLNGDKQILIQIYDFDANKPPKSGEWKITVIGSAGRFDLWLAGASMEDVKLTSNIDPTMILGTPGTAFYAITVGSYITKRNWIDLDGNSVGFPSLVIGQASSFSSPGPTRDGRTKPEISAPGEMIAASYSADASPSSEYSIFKTGNNSLPNGYICQDGKHAVSKGTSFAAPHVSGLIALMLQKNAQLTPNQIRQAIIASPRTDVNTQTVPNNKWGYGKIDARSSFKFITGQLTEKQFTVSIFQNPALSQYIDFYLISKYDLVGNPTATIQLGSAPISSITMNPIEPRIFKGEYQFVTSGTATLKITATVLGGSSTTLTEYFGVKLLRAGMPASFQFDQANLSVAQNSLLKDCYFTIIPLNDLATDNEPNAIGPAYRIGPADYHFATPATLTLTYEDLAIGGWDESRLAIYQLKDSTWHRLSCTIAPANNIVSASIDRLGVFRLFYDPESPPNPTLPERFELLQNYPNPFNTRTTIAYRLPEEAHVKLKIFNLNGELVKVLFDGAQQAGDHHFFWDGTNYHGQPVASGLYVYAIEAGKYSEHRKMVLVK is encoded by the coding sequence ATGATCACTCGCGTGCTTGTTTATCTGGTTGCTATCGGATTAGTGAGCTCTGCAGGTGCTGGATGGTCGAAAGAGTTCACTTCCTCCAACACAGCCAAAATCGACCCTTATATTGCGCTGATGATGGAACAACCAGAGACCAGAGCAATGATCTATCAGCATCTCACAGGTCATTCCCATTTCCCAGAAGCGACTCGCCTTAATTTATTGATCAAAACTGCACTGGATAACATAACCTTGAGCCAATTTGACGTTCTGGTGCAATCCCGAATCGGTGATATTGTAACCGCCCAGGTTCCTTTGGAACAGATTGAATCCTTGGCGAATCATCCTCAAGTGCGTTACCTGCAGGCTTCTCGCGTCCTGAAGCTTCATAATGATGTCAGTATACCAGAGATCGGTGTCCCCGAGGTGCGAAATCAGCACGCCGTTACTGGAAAAGGGGTTATTATCGGGATTATTGATACTGGAATCGATTGGCGACATCAGGATTTTCGTAAGCCCGATGGGACGACGCGTATCATCGCGATTCTGGATTTCAGCGTTCCTGGGGACGTGAACGGAGACGGGCAATTGGATGGTCCGTTCAAATGGGGCACAACCCTGTACACGGAAGCGCAGATCAATAACGCGCTGAATGGGGTTGGCCAAATCAACCACAAAGATTTGGTTGGCCACGGGACTCACGTGGCTGGCACCGCGGCTGGAAACGGTCGCGCCTTTGGCAATCGTGTTCCTGCTGGCACCTATGTGGGAGTTGCGCCAGAAGCTGATCTGATCATCATCAAGGCTACCCGTGAGCCAGGTGGTTTTAACTTCGAGACAACTGATTATTTGAATGGCATCGCTTTTGTCGACAGCGTCGCCCGCGCGTTGAATCGGCCTTATATAATTAACTTGAGTTTCGGCGGCAGCCAAGGACCTCACGATGGCAAGGATTTGAGTGAGCAGGCGATTGATAACTTGCTCACCACCCCGAACGGCCGCTGCAAAGCGGTTGTGGTTTCTGCTGGTAACGAGGCTGACCAGAATATTCACGCAAGTGGGACTTTTGGAGCTGGTATTAGCGAGATCGAAACAAGGTTTTCAGTCCCAAGTTATACACCGAAGCCAGACAAGATCGACGATTACATCGTGTTCGAGGGCTGGTACAAAGCGATCTACAATTACTCTGTTAAGATCGTGACTCCGAGCGGAACGACTCAAGGACCGATCTCCAGTGGTCGTGAGGGCGCATTCAGAACCGATGATGGAACGATCTATATTTCCAACGCCAAATCTGGCCCCAGCAACCTCAATGGGGATAAACAGATTTTGATCCAGATCTATGATTTCGATGCCAATAAACCGCCAAAATCTGGGGAATGGAAGATCACAGTCATCGGTTCAGCCGGTCGGTTCGATCTTTGGCTGGCTGGCGCCTCAATGGAAGATGTGAAGCTAACGTCCAACATCGACCCCACAATGATTTTAGGCACACCGGGAACCGCCTTTTATGCCATCACGGTTGGCAGCTATATCACCAAACGCAATTGGATCGATCTCGATGGCAATTCCGTGGGTTTCCCGAGTTTAGTGATTGGTCAAGCCTCGAGCTTTTCCAGCCCCGGCCCGACGCGAGATGGCCGGACCAAGCCGGAAATCAGCGCCCCAGGCGAGATGATCGCTGCCAGCTACTCGGCCGATGCGAGCCCATCCAGCGAATACTCGATCTTTAAAACTGGGAATAACAGCTTGCCAAATGGCTATATCTGTCAGGATGGCAAACACGCTGTTTCCAAAGGCACCAGTTTCGCCGCACCGCACGTTTCCGGCCTCATCGCGCTCATGCTCCAAAAAAATGCACAGCTCACTCCCAACCAGATCCGGCAGGCGATCATCGCCAGCCCAAGGACCGATGTTAATACGCAGACCGTTCCCAATAACAAATGGGGCTACGGCAAAATTGATGCTCGATCCTCTTTTAAATTTATCACCGGCCAATTAACAGAAAAACAGTTCACCGTTTCAATTTTTCAGAACCCAGCTTTGTCCCAATACATCGACTTCTATTTGATATCGAAATACGATCTGGTGGGAAATCCCACAGCCACAATCCAGCTCGGCAGTGCCCCGATCAGTAGCATCACCATGAACCCTATCGAGCCGCGGATATTCAAAGGTGAGTATCAATTTGTAACCAGCGGAACAGCAACGCTCAAAATTACTGCTACGGTTTTAGGGGGATCCAGCACAACCCTCACCGAATATTTCGGCGTGAAGCTGCTCAGAGCTGGCATGCCCGCGAGCTTTCAGTTTGATCAAGCCAACTTGAGCGTAGCTCAAAATAGTCTTTTGAAAGACTGCTATTTCACCATTATCCCGCTCAATGATCTCGCTACCGATAACGAGCCAAATGCCATTGGCCCAGCCTATCGGATTGGCCCAGCCGATTATCATTTTGCGACACCTGCGACATTGACGCTCACTTATGAGGATCTCGCAATAGGGGGCTGGGATGAATCCCGTCTCGCCATCTATCAATTGAAAGATAGCACCTGGCACAGGCTGAGTTGCACCATTGCCCCAGCTAATAATATCGTATCTGCGAGCATTGACCGGCTGGGGGTATTTCGGCTATTTTATGACCCAGAGTCACCACCGAACCCAACACTACCAGAGAGGTTCGAATTGCTGCAAAACTACCCGAATCCTTTTAACACTCGAACGACTATCGCCTATCGATTGCCAGAGGAAGCTCATGTCAAGCTGAAGATTTTCAATTTGAATGGCGAATTGGTGAAGGTGCTCTTCGATGGGGCGCAGCAAGCTGGAGATCATCACTTTTTCTGGGACGGCACCAATTATCATGGGCAACCCGTAGCCTCTGGGCTGTATGTTTATGCGATCGAGGCTGGTAAATACTCTGAGCATCGAAAAATGGTGCTAGTGAAGTAG
- a CDS encoding GNAT family N-acetyltransferase — translation MPDQISVHPVVSKRDLKDFILLPWKIYKGDPNWVPPLISQQKATFNKKKHPFFEHSSADFFIARRGKEAVGTIVAILNNRHNEVHHENVGFFGFFETVPDYAVAQALLDRVMDWAREKNLDYIRGPENYSQNEVCGLLVDGFDTPPVIMMAHNPPYYKDYLERYGFTKAMDLWAYCMDKNTPISDRVIRVVERIKCRSQVTFRTINKKNLEQEIEKVKYVYNHAWEKNWGFVPLTDHEIDYIAEELKPIIDPDIVFFAEVDGRPVGFSLAVPDINQALIKLNGRLFPFGIFKLLYHSRKINRLRVIIMGVIQEYRGKGIDSVFYLETYRRGIAKGYHWGEFSWILENNDPMNTALRNIGAKIYKTYRIYQKQV, via the coding sequence ATGCCCGATCAAATTAGTGTTCATCCGGTCGTATCCAAACGAGATCTGAAAGATTTCATTCTGCTGCCCTGGAAAATATACAAAGGAGATCCGAATTGGGTGCCGCCGCTGATCAGCCAACAGAAAGCAACCTTCAACAAAAAAAAGCATCCATTCTTTGAACACTCCAGTGCAGATTTTTTCATCGCCCGTCGTGGGAAAGAGGCCGTTGGGACAATCGTTGCGATTTTGAACAATCGTCATAATGAAGTGCATCACGAAAACGTTGGATTTTTCGGCTTTTTTGAAACCGTGCCCGATTATGCGGTCGCGCAAGCGCTGCTGGATCGGGTTATGGATTGGGCCCGAGAAAAGAATTTGGATTATATCCGTGGCCCAGAAAATTATTCCCAGAACGAGGTGTGTGGCCTTTTGGTCGACGGTTTCGATACGCCGCCAGTTATCATGATGGCTCATAATCCCCCTTACTACAAAGACTATCTCGAGCGATATGGTTTTACCAAAGCCATGGACCTCTGGGCATATTGCATGGATAAAAATACGCCGATCTCAGACCGCGTGATCCGCGTAGTGGAACGGATCAAATGTCGGAGCCAGGTCACGTTTCGAACTATTAATAAGAAAAACCTGGAACAAGAGATCGAAAAAGTCAAATATGTTTACAACCACGCTTGGGAGAAAAATTGGGGGTTTGTGCCGTTAACCGATCATGAGATCGATTATATTGCCGAGGAATTGAAACCCATCATCGATCCTGATATCGTATTTTTTGCAGAGGTCGATGGCAGGCCGGTCGGATTTTCGCTCGCTGTTCCAGATATCAATCAGGCGTTGATCAAGCTGAATGGTCGGCTTTTTCCATTCGGCATTTTCAAGCTCTTATACCATAGTCGAAAAATTAACCGACTGCGGGTCATCATTATGGGTGTCATTCAAGAGTATCGAGGCAAAGGGATTGATTCGGTTTTTTATTTGGAAACCTATCGTCGCGGGATTGCCAAAGGTTATCATTGGGGTGAATTTTCCTGGATTTTGGAAAACAACGACCCAATGAACACAGCGCTTCGCAATATCGGAGCGAAGATTTATAAGACCTATCGAATTTACCAGAAGCAAGTATGA
- a CDS encoding aminotransferase class I/II-fold pyridoxal phosphate-dependent enzyme, which yields MDLFEKCYKFTRADEARAQGYYPYFKAIQSGAGSSVMIDGRQFVMIGSNNYLGLTQDPRVKQAAIEALERFGSGCTGSRYLNGTLTLHEELEEKLANFVGKESALVFSTGFQTNQGTISAIVGKDDIIFSDRANHASIIDGCRLTFGKVVRYKHNDMEDLERQLSKNGSDSSGHLIVTDGVFSMEGDIVKLPELVKAAKKYNARIMIDDAHSCGVLGKTGRGTGEHFGLTDDIDLIMGTFSKSFASIGGFIAGERKVIDYIKHHARSFIFSASMPPSAVATVSKAVDILIAEPERLERLWKNTRKMKQGLTEMGYDTGLSETPIIPIIIGDDMKTFYFWKLLYENGVFANPVISPAVEPGRQLIRTSYMATHTDAELDYVLETFYKVGKLSGVIA from the coding sequence TTGGACCTATTTGAAAAATGCTATAAGTTTACCCGAGCGGATGAAGCCAGAGCTCAGGGTTATTATCCTTACTTCAAAGCGATCCAATCTGGAGCTGGCTCGAGCGTGATGATTGATGGTCGCCAGTTCGTCATGATCGGCTCGAACAACTATCTTGGTCTCACTCAAGACCCTCGTGTCAAACAAGCAGCGATCGAGGCATTGGAACGATTTGGGTCGGGATGCACTGGATCCCGCTATCTCAATGGCACATTGACGCTTCATGAAGAGCTGGAGGAGAAATTGGCCAATTTTGTTGGCAAAGAATCAGCGCTGGTTTTCTCCACTGGGTTTCAAACCAATCAGGGCACGATTTCAGCGATCGTTGGCAAGGACGATATCATTTTCAGTGACCGGGCCAACCATGCCAGTATTATCGATGGCTGCCGTTTAACCTTTGGTAAGGTCGTCCGCTACAAGCATAACGACATGGAAGATCTGGAGCGGCAATTGAGCAAGAATGGTAGCGATTCGAGCGGCCATCTGATCGTTACCGACGGAGTATTCAGCATGGAAGGCGATATAGTTAAATTGCCCGAGCTTGTCAAAGCGGCCAAAAAATACAATGCCCGCATCATGATAGACGATGCCCATTCGTGCGGCGTTTTGGGAAAGACGGGCCGCGGAACTGGCGAGCATTTTGGGTTAACAGACGATATCGATCTCATCATGGGAACATTCAGCAAATCCTTTGCTTCGATCGGCGGATTCATTGCCGGGGAGCGCAAAGTCATCGATTACATTAAACATCATGCGCGGTCATTCATCTTCTCCGCCAGTATGCCCCCATCCGCCGTGGCTACTGTAAGCAAAGCCGTGGATATCCTCATCGCAGAACCAGAGCGCTTGGAACGGCTCTGGAAAAATACCCGAAAAATGAAACAAGGGCTCACCGAAATGGGGTATGACACCGGCCTCTCCGAAACACCGATCATCCCCATCATCATCGGCGATGACATGAAGACGTTCTATTTCTGGAAGTTGTTATATGAGAACGGGGTGTTCGCTAATCCAGTAATCAGCCCAGCGGTAGAACCTGGGCGCCAGTTGATCCGAACCAGCTACATGGCCACCCACACTGATGCAGAGCTGGATTATGTGTTAGAAACTTTCTATAAAGTCGGGAAACTAAGCGGTGTAATTGCCTGA